In one window of Synechococcus sp. M16CYN DNA:
- a CDS encoding photosystem I reaction center subunit VIII yields the protein MTGEFTAAWLPAIFVPMIGIVFPAVFIVLVGRVITAAE from the coding sequence ATGACTGGAGAATTCACTGCTGCTTGGTTGCCCGCAATTTTCGTGCCCATGATCGGGATAGTGTTTCCTGCAGTGTTCATTGTTCTCGTTGGTCGAGTAATTACCGCCGCCGAGTAA